Within the Saccharopolyspora gloriosae genome, the region TTGCACGGCGATCAGCGCGTAGTCGTCGGAGACGTCCTGGTGAGTCGCGTCGAACCCGGAGACCCGGTCGGCGAGCTCGGCGGAGACCACGGCGGCGTTGGCGGCGTTGGCGACCACCAGATATTCGTGCTCGCCGAGCCGGTAGACGATGAGGTCGTCGAGCACGCCGCCTTCGGCGTTGCACAGCATGGTGTAGCGGGCGCGGCCTTCGGTGATTCCCGAGGACTTCGTGACGAGCGCGTAGTCGAGCGCCTCGGCGGCCTGCGGTCCGCTGATGCGGATCTCGCCCATGTGCGAGAGGTCGAACAGGCCCGCGGCGGTGCGCACGGCCTGGTGCTCCGCGGTGTCCCCGGTGTAGCGGACCGGCATCCGCCAACCGGCGAACTCGGTGAAGTGGGCGCCCAGGGACGCATGGATCTCTCCGAGCGGTGTTTCTCGCAGGGAGGGGGACGACGACGTCATGGTGCGGAACTCCTCCTCATGGGCACCGATCACGTCCGAGGGACCGGTTGCGGCCACTTCCAGCAGAAACCATATCCGGGGTCCCTCGACGGCGACGGGCGCGGGCGTGCGCTGGCCGGTCTCCCCGGAGTCATTGGCCTGAGAGTTTCACCGCTCGTCGGCGGTTTGCACCTTGGGCGAGGGACACGAGTCCCTGCTTTTCTCCGTGATCGCCTGGTGTCGTGCGGTGCGGGGCCTGAGAGTTTGATGGGGAGATTGCTCCTTCGGCGCTGCACCCAGGAATCGCATCCTGCACGGACCAGGGGCTCCTGGCGGGGCACAGACTCTCCCGCACGACGTCGTCGGCGTTGATGTCTCGTCTTCTGTTGTGGTCCGAAACGCTACGGAGATCACAGTTCGCAGTCAATCGAACGTGAGCGTGATCCCGTCACCCTCCGGAGTCGGCCTGCCGGCCCTCGGCGTGCTCCGCGGACGATTCCGTGACCTGCTCGAACTGCGCTTGCAGGCCGTCCACCAGTGCTCGCAGTGCGAGTTCGAAGCTGTCGTCGTCGATCTCCGCGGCGTGTTCGCGCAGCAGGTGGGCGTTGCGCAGGTGCGGGAACCGTTCGTCGTAGATCCCGGCGTCGTCGACGAAACCGCCTGCGAACGAGCCCATCGCGGAACCGACCACCAGGTACTTGGTGGAGGCTCCGATCATCGTGGCGTACCGGGGCGGCCAGCCCGCGCTGGTCAGGCCGCCGTGCACGGCGTCGGCGCGGCTCAGCGAGGTCTCGCGGCGGGCGGGTCCGGAGGCCATGAACGGCACCAGGTTCGGGTGCGCGGCCAGCGCGGCGCGGTAGGAGCGCGCCCAGCGGACCAGGCCGGTGCGCCAGTCGGTGCTGAAGCCGGTGGTGTCGACGGTGGCCATCACGTCGTTGGCGACGTCGTGCAGCAGGGCCTCTTTCGTCGCGACGTGGTTGTACAGCGACGCGGCGCGAACACCGAGCGCTTCGGCGAGTTTGCGCATGGACAGCGCTTCCAGGCCGTGCGTGTCGATGATCACCAAGGCGTGTTCGCGGATGCGATCCGGTGTGAGCTGAGGGCTCTTCGGCCTGCCCATGCCGCGCTCCTGCCTGCCTGGTCCACGTAGGCCGGTCCGTTGCCGCACCGTGGTCGGCCGATTGCCCTGCGATGACTCCGCACAGTGTCCGACGCGGCGGTCTTGCCGTGGTCCGCGGGGTGGTCCTAGAGTCCGAAACTAACGACGTTAGTCGTCTGGTGTCCATCGGCGGACGTGGTTCCCGATCGGCGTTGGGCGACGTCATCACGGAGGTGGACGATGGTCAACGACGACGAGTCCCCGGCCCCGGCCCGGCCGCAGACCACGCTGTCGCTGGTGTCGGTGCTCGCCGAACCCGCCCGCATCACGCCACGCGCGACCGCGGTCATCGAAGGCGGCGAGCAGGTCGACTACGGCGAACTGTGGGAACAGGTCCGCGCGCACGCCGCGGCACTGCGCGACCGCGGCGTCGAGCCGGGGGACCGGGTGGCGATCGTCGCTCCCAACGTCATCGATTTCGTGCGCGCCTACTACGCGGTGCTCACCGCGGGCGCCGTCGTGGTTCCGGTGCCGTTGCTGCTGGTCCCGGACGAGGCGGCGTACCTGCTGCGCAACTCGGGCGCGAAGCTCGTCGTCGGGCACACGAGCCAGCTGTCGCTGGCCGCCGAGTCGGCGCGGCGAGCGGGCATCCCGGTGGTGTCGGTCGGCCCCGGCGGCTCGGGTCCGGACGCGCCGCCGTCGCTGTCGGCGGAGGCGGCCGCGGCCGAACCGGTGCGCGCGTTCGAGACGCGTTCCCCGGAGGATCCGGCGGTCATCTTCTACACCAGCGGCACCACCGGCCGCCCCAAGGGCGCGGTGCTCACCCACCTCAACCTGGTCATGAACGCGACGGTGAACGCGTTCGACGCCAACGACACCCGGACCGAGGACCTGGTGCTGGGCTGCCTGCCGCTGTTCCACGTGTTCGGCCAGACGGTCTCGCTGAACACCACGTTCCGCGCGGGCGCCACGCTGGTGCTGCAGCCGAAGTTCGACCCGGCGGAGGCGCTGGCGCTCATCCGGGCTCACCGGATCACCCAGCTCAACGGCGTGCCCACCATGTACATCCGGATGCT harbors:
- a CDS encoding TetR/AcrR family transcriptional regulator, with protein sequence MGRPKSPQLTPDRIREHALVIIDTHGLEALSMRKLAEALGVRAASLYNHVATKEALLHDVANDVMATVDTTGFSTDWRTGLVRWARSYRAALAAHPNLVPFMASGPARRETSLSRADAVHGGLTSAGWPPRYATMIGASTKYLVVGSAMGSFAGGFVDDAGIYDERFPHLRNAHLLREHAAEIDDDSFELALRALVDGLQAQFEQVTESSAEHAEGRQADSGG
- a CDS encoding long-chain fatty acid--CoA ligase, translated to MVNDDESPAPARPQTTLSLVSVLAEPARITPRATAVIEGGEQVDYGELWEQVRAHAAALRDRGVEPGDRVAIVAPNVIDFVRAYYAVLTAGAVVVPVPLLLVPDEAAYLLRNSGAKLVVGHTSQLSLAAESARRAGIPVVSVGPGGSGPDAPPSLSAEAAAAEPVRAFETRSPEDPAVIFYTSGTTGRPKGAVLTHLNLVMNATVNAFDANDTRTEDLVLGCLPLFHVFGQTVSLNTTFRAGATLVLQPKFDPAEALALIRAHRITQLNGVPTMYIRMLEAAGEDAEVPSLRMCVSGGAALPVAVLERFQRRFGAPIHEGYGLSETSPTATVNQPAFGPRAGTVGHALWGIDVEVAEPSVEDRVELLPAGETGEVVVRGHNVFAGYLDDPEATAAAVVDGWFRTGDMGVKDAEGYLSIVDRKKDLIIRNGYNIYPREVEELLIRHPAVAQCAVIGLPDPGRGEEVCAVVVPERGEDPDEALGKAIIAWSAEQTAHHKYPRRVVFVDELPLGPSHKVLKRELRSRIAST